In Rathayibacter sp. VKM Ac-2762, one DNA window encodes the following:
- the tsaE gene encoding tRNA (adenosine(37)-N6)-threonylcarbamoyltransferase complex ATPase subunit type 1 TsaE, producing MPERSWFADRVVEVADPEAMAELGRELGRVLRAGDLLVLTGPLGAGKTTFTRGLGEGLGVRGPVTSPTFVIARTHPPLHDGPPLVHVDAYRVGSPVELDDLDLDPARSVVVVEWGAGMLDGVAESWLDVVIERPTAGSDAEEGEEPIEPRTVRFRGTGWS from the coding sequence GTGCCTGAGCGCTCCTGGTTCGCGGACCGCGTCGTCGAGGTCGCCGATCCGGAGGCCATGGCGGAGCTCGGCCGCGAGCTCGGCCGAGTGCTGCGCGCCGGCGACCTGCTGGTGCTGACCGGGCCGCTCGGCGCGGGCAAGACGACCTTCACGCGCGGGCTCGGCGAGGGGCTCGGCGTGCGGGGTCCCGTGACGAGCCCCACCTTCGTGATCGCGCGGACGCACCCGCCGCTGCACGACGGGCCGCCGCTCGTGCACGTCGACGCCTACCGCGTGGGCTCGCCGGTCGAGCTCGACGACCTGGACCTCGATCCGGCGCGCTCGGTGGTCGTCGTGGAGTGGGGGGCCGGGATGCTGGACGGCGTCGCGGAGTCCTGGCTCGACGTGGTCATCGAGCGGCCGACCGCCGGCTCCGACGCCGAGGAGGGCGAGGAGCCGATCGAGCCGCGGACCGTCCGCTTCCGCGGCACCGGCTGGAGCTGA
- the tsaB gene encoding tRNA (adenosine(37)-N6)-threonylcarbamoyltransferase complex dimerization subunit type 1 TsaB, with the protein MLLAIDTSSGTSVAVVDSAGAVRSERTETDTMRHAEVVGRLIQEALEAADVAPGGIEAVAVGMGPGPFTGLRVGIAAARAFALGRGVPTLPVVSHDAIALAALRHGRAAGFLVVTDARRRELYWSAYDGLDDQGLPVRLAGPGLDKPPALPHPELPRLEAETVSAGELGVVAARLRAAGRPGAEDEPLYLRSPDVTLSAGPKRVTA; encoded by the coding sequence GTGCTCCTCGCGATCGACACCTCCTCCGGAACCTCCGTCGCCGTCGTCGACTCCGCGGGCGCCGTGCGCTCGGAGCGCACCGAGACCGACACCATGCGCCACGCGGAGGTGGTCGGCCGGCTGATCCAGGAGGCGCTCGAGGCGGCCGACGTGGCTCCCGGGGGCATCGAGGCGGTCGCCGTGGGCATGGGCCCCGGCCCCTTCACCGGCCTCCGGGTCGGGATCGCCGCCGCCCGGGCCTTCGCGCTCGGCCGCGGTGTCCCCACCCTCCCCGTGGTCTCGCACGACGCGATCGCGCTCGCCGCGCTGCGGCACGGGCGCGCCGCGGGCTTCCTCGTCGTCACCGACGCCCGCCGCCGCGAGCTGTACTGGAGCGCCTACGACGGGCTCGACGACCAGGGCCTCCCCGTCCGTCTCGCCGGCCCGGGCCTGGACAAGCCGCCGGCCCTCCCGCATCCGGAGCTCCCGCGCCTGGAGGCCGAGACGGTCTCCGCCGGCGAGCTCGGAGTCGTGGCCGCCCGCCTGCGCGCTGCCGGTCGGCCCGGCGCCGAGGACGAGCCCCTCTACCTCCGCTCGCCCGACGTCACGCTGTCCGCCGGCCCCAAGCGGGTGACCGCATGA
- the rimI gene encoding ribosomal protein S18-alanine N-acetyltransferase has protein sequence MSEAVLRDAQADDLDAVMAIEESEFAGDAWSRGMMAEEIRSRHTRYLVAEQDGEVVGYAGLLCPVGAHEGDVQTIAVVARVRRTGLGRRLLRALLEAARERGAREVFLEVRADNPAAQTLYRSEGFEEIGVRPAYYQPDGVDAIVMRRPPTPTQETP, from the coding sequence ATGAGCGAGGCCGTGCTCCGCGACGCGCAGGCGGACGACCTCGACGCCGTCATGGCGATCGAGGAGTCCGAGTTCGCCGGCGACGCCTGGTCGCGCGGGATGATGGCGGAGGAGATCCGGAGCCGTCACACCCGGTACCTGGTCGCCGAGCAGGACGGCGAGGTGGTCGGCTACGCCGGGCTCCTCTGCCCCGTCGGCGCCCACGAGGGCGACGTGCAGACGATCGCGGTCGTCGCCCGGGTCCGCCGCACCGGCCTCGGCCGCCGACTGCTGCGCGCGCTCCTCGAGGCGGCCCGCGAACGCGGCGCCCGCGAGGTCTTCCTCGAGGTCCGCGCCGACAACCCCGCCGCGCAGACCCTCTACCGCTCGGAGGGCTTCGAGGAGATCGGCGTCCGCCCCGCCTACTACCAGCCCGACGGAGTGGACGCGATCGTGATGCGCCGGCCGCCGACCCCGACCCAGGAGACCCCGTGA
- the tsaD gene encoding tRNA (adenosine(37)-N6)-threonylcarbamoyltransferase complex transferase subunit TsaD has translation MSTGPLVLGIETSCDETGIGIVRGTTLLSNTIASSMEEHARYGGVVPEVAARAHLEALEPALHAALSEAGVALGDLDAIAVTSGPGLSGALMVGVGAAKALAVSLGLPLYAVNHLVGHVGADVLRADGSEGSPVEVPTIALLVSGGHTSLLHVRDLVSDVELLGETIDDAAGEAFDKVARVLGLPYPGGPQIDRVAADGDPKAIRFPRGLSLPKDLERHRYDFSFSGLKTAVARWVEKRQDAGEEVPVADVAASFREAVADVLLTKALAACRDRGVPRLLLGGGVVANARVRALAEERCAAAGVTLRIPALSLCTDNGAMIAALAAQLIEAGHPPSGLGFGADSTLPVTEIQVR, from the coding sequence GTGAGCACCGGACCCCTCGTCCTCGGCATCGAGACCAGCTGCGACGAGACGGGGATCGGCATCGTCCGCGGCACGACGCTGCTCTCGAACACCATCGCCTCCTCGATGGAGGAGCACGCCCGCTACGGCGGCGTCGTGCCCGAGGTGGCCGCCCGGGCGCACCTGGAGGCTCTCGAGCCCGCCCTGCACGCGGCGCTCTCCGAGGCCGGTGTCGCGCTCGGCGACCTGGACGCGATCGCGGTCACCAGCGGACCGGGGCTCTCGGGCGCCCTCATGGTCGGCGTCGGAGCGGCGAAGGCGCTCGCCGTCTCGCTCGGCCTGCCGCTCTACGCCGTGAACCACCTCGTCGGCCACGTGGGAGCCGACGTCCTCCGTGCAGACGGCAGCGAGGGCAGCCCCGTCGAGGTGCCGACGATCGCGCTGCTGGTCTCGGGCGGGCACACCTCGCTCCTGCACGTGCGCGATCTGGTGTCGGACGTCGAGCTGCTCGGCGAGACCATCGACGACGCCGCCGGCGAGGCCTTCGACAAGGTGGCGCGCGTCCTGGGCCTGCCCTATCCGGGCGGACCGCAGATCGACCGGGTGGCGGCGGACGGGGACCCGAAGGCGATCCGCTTCCCCCGCGGGCTCAGCCTGCCGAAGGACCTCGAGCGCCACCGCTATGACTTCTCGTTCTCGGGGCTGAAGACCGCGGTCGCCCGCTGGGTCGAGAAGCGCCAGGACGCGGGGGAGGAGGTGCCCGTGGCCGACGTCGCGGCGAGCTTCCGCGAGGCGGTCGCCGACGTCCTGCTCACGAAGGCGCTCGCCGCCTGCCGCGACCGGGGCGTGCCGCGCCTCCTGCTCGGGGGCGGCGTGGTCGCGAACGCCCGGGTGCGCGCGCTGGCGGAGGAGCGGTGCGCGGCCGCGGGAGTGACCCTGCGGATCCCGGCGCTCTCGCTCTGCACCGACAACGGCGCGATGATCGCCGCACTGGCGGCGCAGCTGATCGAGGCGGGGCATCCGCCGTCGGGGCTCGGCTTCGGGGCCGACTCGACCCTCCCGGTCACCGAGATCCAGGTCCGCTGA
- a CDS encoding DUF4190 domain-containing protein — MTTPYTPASDRYNILAIIGFIASFFVSIVGIVLGFIALSQIKRTGEKGRGLALAAVIIGFVAIIITIISFVALFSIAATMPSTGY, encoded by the coding sequence ATGACCACTCCGTACACGCCCGCGTCCGACCGCTACAACATCCTGGCGATCATCGGCTTCATCGCCTCGTTCTTCGTCTCCATCGTGGGCATCGTGCTGGGCTTCATCGCACTGTCGCAGATCAAGCGCACGGGGGAGAAGGGCCGCGGCCTCGCCCTCGCCGCCGTCATCATCGGCTTCGTCGCGATCATCATCACCATCATCTCGTTCGTCGCGCTCTTCTCGATCGCGGCGACCATGCCCTCGACCGGGTACTGA
- a CDS encoding DUF4190 domain-containing protein yields MTDDTAPGPQTGPAPAPFAPPLGEPSAAYPPPTAAADPYPGLPPRRPPMNPLAVAALVCGLLGLAPAAIVLGHIGFAQARRSGQRGRGLAVAGFVLGYLAIVLAVIAYLAWTAFVGDLRDGGYLPA; encoded by the coding sequence GTGACCGACGACACCGCGCCCGGACCGCAGACCGGACCGGCGCCCGCGCCGTTCGCCCCTCCGCTCGGCGAGCCGTCGGCGGCCTACCCGCCGCCGACGGCCGCCGCCGATCCCTACCCCGGTCTCCCGCCCCGCCGCCCGCCGATGAATCCGCTCGCGGTCGCGGCTCTGGTGTGCGGACTGCTGGGGCTGGCGCCCGCCGCCATCGTCCTCGGCCACATCGGCTTCGCCCAGGCCCGACGCTCCGGACAGCGCGGACGCGGTCTCGCGGTCGCCGGTTTCGTGCTGGGCTACCTCGCGATCGTCCTCGCGGTGATCGCCTACCTCGCCTGGACGGCCTTCGTCGGCGACCTGCGCGACGGCGGGTACCTGCCCGCGTGA
- a CDS encoding DUF4190 domain-containing protein produces the protein MSDDSTRPGPGSDEQHGSVPVPPAPPVPPAPPAPPSAASQPSVPLADSAPPAYGSPPPPPAYPSAPAYSSAPAYSSVPGHPAAYAAAPAPVVPRTLSLVGMILGIVGLVITLFAAGFGFLLSAPAVVLGFLGRRREPAARGFALTAIITGFAGIAVSLIYLAVFLVFVVVALAAGTSGY, from the coding sequence ATGAGCGACGACAGCACCCGTCCCGGCCCCGGCTCCGACGAGCAGCACGGCTCCGTCCCGGTCCCGCCGGCCCCGCCCGTCCCCCCTGCTCCGCCCGCTCCGCCCTCGGCCGCGTCGCAGCCGTCGGTGCCGCTCGCCGACTCCGCGCCGCCGGCCTACGGGTCGCCGCCGCCCCCGCCCGCGTACCCCTCGGCGCCCGCCTACTCCTCCGCGCCCGCCTACTCCTCCGTGCCCGGCCACCCCGCCGCCTATGCGGCCGCACCGGCGCCCGTCGTCCCCCGCACGCTGAGCCTCGTCGGGATGATCCTCGGCATCGTCGGCCTGGTCATCACGCTCTTCGCCGCCGGCTTCGGCTTCCTGCTGTCGGCTCCGGCCGTCGTGCTCGGCTTCCTCGGACGCCGGCGCGAGCCGGCCGCGCGCGGCTTCGCGCTGACCGCGATCATCACCGGGTTCGCCGGCATCGCCGTCTCGCTGATCTACCTGGCGGTCTTCCTCGTCTTCGTCGTGGTGGCCCTCGCCGCCGGCACCTCCGGCTACTGA
- a CDS encoding SAM-dependent methyltransferase, translating to MRRDELVELLSPEGLRLLDSLDGYRSDDLVRAVARLRAAGHSPVLVAAVLTQARLRQKAEAKFGEFARSMLFTDAGLEQATRLRVAALHAGRFAAAGAARVADLGSGIGGDALAMAAIDLAVTAVEADEVTATLASFNLAPFPAASAVHSTAETFDLDGFDAVYLDPARRTAGHRETRRLDDPDDYSPSLDFAFGLAEQRPVGVKVGPGFDRERLPRDAEAQWVSVDGELVETGLWFGSLARPGVRRSALLLGATGSSELTAAGDSEDEEVGPLGAFVHEPDGSAIRARLLGELARSSDSRMLSPGIAYLTGDHAAASPFLRSFRVLAELPLDERTLAKELRTRGIGVLEIKKRGVDVDPARFRKRLGLSGTGSAVLILTRIAGRHRALLAERVERPAPAQ from the coding sequence ATGCGACGCGACGAGCTGGTCGAGCTCCTCTCCCCCGAGGGCCTCCGGCTCCTCGACTCCCTCGACGGCTACCGGTCCGACGACCTGGTGCGGGCCGTGGCACGCCTCCGGGCCGCCGGCCACTCCCCCGTCCTCGTCGCCGCGGTGCTCACCCAGGCGAGGCTCCGGCAGAAGGCGGAGGCGAAGTTCGGCGAGTTCGCCCGCTCGATGCTCTTCACGGACGCGGGACTCGAGCAGGCGACGCGGCTGCGCGTCGCCGCCCTGCACGCCGGCCGGTTCGCGGCTGCGGGAGCGGCGCGCGTCGCCGACCTCGGCAGCGGGATCGGCGGCGACGCCCTCGCGATGGCCGCGATCGACCTGGCGGTCACCGCCGTCGAGGCCGACGAGGTCACCGCGACCCTGGCCAGCTTCAACCTCGCCCCGTTCCCCGCGGCGAGCGCCGTGCACTCGACGGCCGAGACCTTCGACCTCGACGGCTTCGACGCCGTCTACCTGGACCCGGCACGCCGCACGGCGGGCCACCGCGAGACCCGGCGGCTCGACGATCCGGACGACTACTCCCCCTCGCTCGACTTCGCGTTCGGCCTGGCCGAGCAGCGTCCCGTGGGCGTGAAGGTGGGTCCCGGCTTCGACCGCGAGCGCCTGCCGCGGGACGCCGAGGCGCAGTGGGTCTCGGTCGACGGGGAGCTGGTCGAGACCGGGCTCTGGTTCGGTTCTCTGGCGCGCCCGGGCGTGCGCCGCTCCGCTCTGCTGCTCGGCGCGACCGGCTCCTCCGAGCTCACCGCGGCGGGCGACAGCGAGGACGAGGAGGTCGGCCCCCTCGGCGCGTTCGTGCACGAGCCGGACGGCTCCGCGATCCGCGCGCGCCTCCTGGGCGAGCTCGCGCGCTCCAGCGACTCGCGGATGCTCTCGCCCGGCATCGCCTACCTGACAGGCGACCATGCGGCCGCCTCGCCCTTCCTCCGCAGCTTCCGGGTCCTCGCCGAGCTGCCGCTGGACGAGCGCACGCTGGCGAAGGAGCTGCGCACCCGCGGCATCGGCGTGCTCGAGATCAAGAAGCGCGGGGTGGACGTCGACCCCGCCCGCTTCCGCAAGCGGCTGGGCCTCTCCGGCACCGGCAGCGCGGTGCTGATCCTGACGCGGATCGCCGGGCGCCACCGCGCGCTGCTCGCGGAGCGCGTCGAGCGGCCCGCGCCGGCTCAGTAG
- the groES gene encoding co-chaperone GroES: protein MSVSIKPLEDRIVIKQVEAEQVTASGLVIPDTAKEKPQEGEVVAVGPGRIDDNGNRVPLDVAVGDKVIYSKYGGTEVKFGGEDLLVLSARDVLAVVVR, encoded by the coding sequence GTGTCGGTGTCCATCAAGCCGCTCGAAGATCGCATCGTCATCAAGCAGGTCGAGGCGGAGCAGGTGACCGCTTCCGGTCTCGTCATCCCCGATACCGCCAAGGAGAAGCCGCAGGAGGGCGAGGTCGTCGCCGTCGGACCCGGTCGCATCGACGACAACGGCAACCGCGTGCCGCTCGACGTCGCCGTCGGCGACAAGGTGATCTACTCCAAGTACGGCGGAACCGAGGTCAAGTTCGGTGGCGAGGACCTGCTGGTCCTCTCCGCTCGCGACGTCCTCGCGGTCGTCGTCCGCTAG
- the rarD gene encoding EamA family transporter RarD, with amino-acid sequence MSGTGLLFAFSAYLLWGAMPLYFIAMAPASPFEIVAFRVLFSLVFCVILLTVLRGWRSFGALLRRPRLLGVMAIAGVLIYVNWQVYVIATTTGHVIEAALGYFMNPLVTVLLGVLVLRERLRPLQWAAMGVSAVAVLVIAVGYGSFPWISLALAFSFGLYGLVKSRVGGTVDAVGGLTLETLWLTPLAVVQLAVVGSTVGLTLTTEGTGHALILASAGIVTAVPLLLFAGAARRLPLSIVGFVQYLTPFLQFLVGAFVLHEEMPLERWIGFALVWAALAIFSGDLVAAERRRRRSSV; translated from the coding sequence ATGTCCGGCACGGGGCTGCTGTTCGCGTTCTCGGCCTACCTGCTCTGGGGTGCGATGCCCCTCTACTTCATCGCGATGGCGCCGGCCTCGCCGTTCGAGATCGTCGCGTTCCGAGTGCTCTTCTCGCTCGTCTTCTGCGTGATCCTGCTCACGGTCCTCCGTGGCTGGCGCTCCTTCGGCGCGCTGCTGCGCCGCCCCCGCCTGCTCGGAGTGATGGCGATCGCGGGCGTGCTCATCTACGTCAACTGGCAGGTCTACGTGATCGCCACGACCACGGGCCACGTCATCGAGGCGGCCCTGGGCTACTTCATGAACCCGCTGGTCACGGTGCTGCTGGGCGTCCTGGTGCTGCGCGAGCGCCTCCGGCCACTGCAGTGGGCCGCGATGGGCGTCAGCGCGGTCGCGGTGCTGGTCATCGCGGTGGGCTACGGATCCTTCCCGTGGATCTCGCTCGCCCTCGCCTTCTCGTTCGGCCTCTACGGCCTGGTGAAGAGCCGCGTCGGCGGCACGGTGGACGCGGTCGGCGGGCTGACGCTCGAGACGCTCTGGCTGACGCCGCTCGCCGTCGTGCAGCTGGCGGTCGTCGGCTCCACGGTGGGGCTGACCCTGACGACGGAGGGGACGGGGCACGCCCTCATCCTCGCCTCGGCCGGCATCGTCACGGCCGTCCCGCTGCTCCTGTTCGCGGGCGCCGCCCGCCGGCTCCCGCTGTCGATCGTCGGCTTCGTGCAGTACCTGACGCCGTTCCTGCAGTTCCTCGTCGGGGCCTTCGTCCTGCACGAGGAGATGCCGCTCGAGCGCTGGATCGGCTTCGCGCTGGTGTGGGCCGCCCTGGCGATCTTCTCAGGCGACCTCGTCGCCGCGGAGCGCAGACGGCGCCGTTCCTCCGTCTGA